From one Amycolatopsis sp. FDAARGOS 1241 genomic stretch:
- a CDS encoding TetR/AcrR family transcriptional regulator, whose protein sequence is MTGGYLKGRIRREDIISAAAVVYGEAGYHGSSLREIAKRAGISHAGLLYYFPTKEALLAAVLERRYAEDSEREQLTVPPGLAVLRHFVALAGHNVRHPRIVDLYSRLAAEAVAPDHPAHEYFDRHYRQAREGVLDSFRVLAETGELREGVDPDFAALTFIALMDGLQVQWLTTPADVDLVGSLRFYLQNLLTVPLG, encoded by the coding sequence GTGACCGGGGGCTACCTGAAGGGCCGGATCCGCCGCGAGGACATCATTTCCGCGGCCGCTGTGGTGTACGGCGAGGCGGGCTACCACGGTTCTTCGCTGCGGGAGATCGCCAAGCGCGCGGGCATCAGCCACGCCGGGTTGCTGTACTACTTCCCCACCAAGGAGGCGCTGCTCGCAGCCGTGCTGGAGCGGCGCTACGCCGAGGACTCCGAGCGCGAGCAGCTGACGGTGCCGCCCGGGCTGGCGGTGCTGCGGCACTTCGTCGCGCTGGCCGGGCACAACGTACGCCACCCCCGCATCGTCGACCTGTACTCGCGGCTGGCGGCCGAAGCCGTGGCCCCGGACCACCCGGCGCACGAATACTTCGACCGGCACTACCGGCAGGCCCGCGAAGGCGTGCTCGACTCGTTCCGCGTGCTCGCCGAGACGGGCGAGCTGCGCGAGGGCGTCGACCCCGACTTCGCGGCCCTGACCTTCATCGCGTTGATGGACGGCTTGCAGGTCCAGTGGCTCACCACCCCGGCCGACGTGGACCTCGTGGGATCGCTGCGGTTCTACCTGCAGAACCTGCTCACCGTCCCGCTGGGTTAA
- a CDS encoding Gfo/Idh/MocA family protein, translated as MTGGPVGVGLIGAGVISDTYLENLTSFPDVRVLSVADLDVPRAQAQAAKHGVPHGQTVSELLADPEIEVVVNLTIPAAHVEIGLAALEAGKSVWAEKPLALDRQTGRKLLDRAREKGLRVASAPDTVLGAGLQTARRAIEAGRVGDPRTGLALFQTPGPESWHPAPEFLFAGGGGPLLDMGPYYLTELVQLFGPIRKVTGAGGRARDTRVIGSGPRAGTEFAVTVPTTVTALVEFSRGGSAQVVLSFDSALVRTGFVEVTGTLGTAVLPDPNRFDGPTKLHLLGADGPEELTPQGHPASRGTGVLELARALRTGVPERASGELAYHVLDAMLAIDESLTRGRTVEVNSTVEVPPALPEGWDPFARTL; from the coding sequence GTGACGGGTGGACCTGTCGGCGTCGGGCTCATCGGCGCCGGCGTCATCAGCGACACCTACCTGGAGAACCTCACGAGCTTCCCCGACGTGCGCGTGCTGTCCGTCGCGGACCTCGACGTGCCGCGCGCGCAGGCACAGGCGGCGAAACACGGGGTGCCCCACGGGCAGACCGTCTCGGAGCTGCTCGCGGACCCGGAGATCGAGGTGGTCGTGAACCTCACGATCCCGGCTGCCCACGTGGAGATCGGCCTGGCTGCGCTGGAAGCGGGCAAGAGCGTGTGGGCCGAGAAGCCGCTCGCGCTCGACCGGCAGACGGGCCGCAAGCTGCTCGACCGCGCCCGGGAGAAGGGCCTGCGCGTGGCGAGCGCGCCCGACACCGTGCTCGGCGCCGGCCTGCAGACGGCCCGGCGCGCGATCGAAGCCGGCCGCGTCGGTGATCCGCGTACGGGGCTCGCGCTGTTCCAGACGCCGGGGCCCGAGAGCTGGCACCCGGCACCGGAGTTCCTCTTCGCCGGCGGTGGCGGGCCGCTGCTGGACATGGGCCCGTACTACCTCACGGAACTCGTGCAGCTGTTCGGCCCGATCCGCAAGGTCACCGGCGCCGGCGGCCGCGCGCGCGACACGCGCGTGATCGGCTCCGGGCCGCGGGCCGGCACGGAGTTCGCCGTGACGGTGCCGACCACGGTGACCGCGCTCGTCGAGTTCAGCCGCGGCGGCAGCGCGCAGGTGGTGCTGAGCTTCGACTCCGCCTTGGTGCGCACGGGTTTCGTCGAGGTGACCGGCACGCTCGGCACGGCGGTGCTCCCCGATCCGAACCGCTTCGACGGCCCCACGAAACTGCACCTGCTCGGCGCGGACGGACCGGAAGAGCTGACGCCGCAAGGACATCCGGCGTCGCGGGGAACCGGCGTGCTGGAACTCGCGCGGGCGCTCCGCACCGGTGTGCCGGAACGCGCGTCGGGCGAGCTGGCCTACCACGTGCTCGATGCGATGCTGGCCATCGACGAATCGCTCACGCGCGGCCGGACGGTGGAGGTGAACTCCACGGTCGAGGTGCCGCCCGCGTTGCCCGAGGGCTGGGACCCGTTCGCCCGCACGCTTTAA
- a CDS encoding sugar phosphate isomerase/epimerase: MGKLSVQLYSVRDAFAADPADTLRRLAAIGFTQVEPYGVVENVAALSSGLQAFGLTAPTAHAKLIGEDQHAVFAAAKQLGIAVVIDPLVKPEQWQDPADIAATATALNAAAKVAQEHDVRVGYHNHWWELESRVDGRSALEVLAEQLDPAIALEVDAYWATAGGENAPELLRRLGQRVHAIHVKDGALATDASGQVPAGQGSVPLPEVLAAAPQALRVVEFDRYDGDIFDGIAASFAYLTEAAK; encoded by the coding sequence ATGGGCAAGCTTTCCGTGCAGCTGTACTCGGTCCGCGACGCGTTCGCGGCCGACCCGGCGGACACCCTGCGGCGGCTCGCCGCGATCGGGTTCACGCAGGTCGAGCCATACGGCGTCGTCGAGAACGTGGCGGCGCTGTCCTCCGGGCTGCAGGCGTTCGGGCTGACGGCGCCGACGGCGCACGCGAAGCTGATCGGTGAAGACCAGCACGCCGTGTTCGCCGCCGCGAAGCAGCTGGGCATCGCCGTGGTCATCGACCCGCTGGTGAAGCCCGAGCAGTGGCAGGACCCGGCCGACATCGCGGCGACCGCGACGGCGTTGAACGCGGCGGCGAAGGTCGCGCAGGAGCACGACGTGCGCGTCGGCTACCACAACCACTGGTGGGAGCTGGAGTCCCGCGTCGACGGCCGCAGCGCCCTCGAGGTGTTGGCCGAGCAGCTCGACCCGGCGATCGCGCTCGAGGTCGACGCCTACTGGGCCACCGCGGGCGGTGAGAACGCGCCGGAGCTGCTGCGCCGGCTCGGCCAGCGCGTGCACGCCATCCACGTGAAGGACGGCGCGCTCGCCACCGACGCGTCCGGCCAGGTTCCGGCGGGTCAGGGCAGCGTGCCGCTGCCCGAGGTCCTCGCCGCCGCACCGCAAGCGCTGCGCGTGGTCGAGTTCGACCGCTACGACGGCGACATCTTCGACGGCATCGCGGCCAGCTTCGCCTACCTCACCGAGGCCGCGAAGTGA
- a CDS encoding three-helix bundle dimerization domain-containing protein yields the protein MTEHLGMNELMVKGEEESFSALKSRLVDEYGKARESEIASTISAQRQHFDDAGVRSFLPVLVERQVRDRLGEP from the coding sequence ATGACCGAGCACCTCGGCATGAACGAGCTCATGGTGAAGGGCGAGGAAGAGAGCTTCTCCGCGCTGAAGTCCCGGCTCGTCGACGAGTACGGGAAGGCGCGGGAATCGGAGATCGCCAGCACGATCAGCGCGCAACGGCAGCACTTCGACGACGCCGGCGTGCGCAGCTTCCTGCCCGTGCTCGTCGAGCGCCAGGTGCGCGACCGGCTCGGCGAGCCCTGA
- a CDS encoding histidine phosphatase family protein encodes MTTRLDWIGLVRHGQSTGNVAREVAEDAGHAVIDIAERDADVPLNDLGERQARAVGEWLADNPPDLVVASPYLRALDTARLALGVAEDSGVEVPGGLRVDERVRDRELGVLDLLTSRGVAERWPDELQRKERLGKFYYRPPGGESWADVVLRLRSLLAELSAETPGQRVLFFAHEMTVFALRYVLEAVPERELLTAAARTDVPNASVTAWERGLEGGYRMTLAQETGHLGALLS; translated from the coding sequence ATGACGACGCGGCTGGACTGGATCGGCCTCGTGCGCCACGGCCAGAGCACCGGCAACGTCGCCCGCGAGGTCGCCGAGGACGCGGGACACGCGGTCATCGACATCGCCGAGCGCGACGCCGACGTGCCGCTGAACGACCTCGGCGAGCGGCAGGCCCGCGCCGTGGGGGAGTGGCTCGCGGACAATCCGCCCGACCTCGTCGTGGCCTCGCCGTACCTGCGGGCACTCGACACGGCCCGGCTCGCGCTCGGCGTCGCGGAGGACAGCGGCGTCGAGGTGCCCGGCGGCCTGCGCGTGGACGAACGCGTCCGCGATCGCGAGCTCGGCGTCCTCGACCTGCTCACCAGCCGCGGGGTCGCCGAACGCTGGCCCGACGAGCTGCAGCGCAAGGAGCGCCTTGGCAAGTTCTACTACCGCCCGCCGGGCGGCGAGTCGTGGGCCGACGTCGTGCTTCGGCTGCGATCGCTGCTCGCCGAGCTCAGCGCGGAGACGCCGGGTCAGCGGGTGCTCTTCTTCGCCCACGAGATGACGGTGTTCGCTTTGCGGTACGTCCTCGAAGCCGTGCCCGAGCGGGAACTCCTCACCGCGGCCGCCCGCACCGACGTGCCCAACGCGTCGGTCACCGCCTGGGAGCGCGGCCTCGAAGGCGGCTACCGGATGACCCTCGCCCAGGAGACGGGCCACCTCGGCGCGCTGCTGAGCTGA
- a CDS encoding GNAT family N-acetyltransferase, translated as MGARAACAGGGPDFGDARPGGTRFPGGAARAFVHWAAGPWRCALDAPEIELLPQSAAADEALAGAVSAVVNAVYATAEKGLWLGQAERTSPEEVAGLVAAGEIAVARRRGRVVGCVRVRHVADGVGEFGLLAAAPELHGAGIGRLLVRFAEERCRALGYRRLQLELLVPREFEHPSKQFLAAWYTRLGFRVEHTATVEATHPHLAPLLATPCDFVVYRKDLTAGGERR; from the coding sequence GTGGGTGCGCGTGCGGCCTGCGCAGGAGGCGGCCCGGACTTCGGCGACGCGCGCCCAGGTGGAACGCGCTTCCCCGGCGGCGCGGCCAGGGCGTTCGTACACTGGGCGGCCGGACCTTGGAGGTGCGCGCTGGACGCTCCGGAGATCGAGCTGCTGCCGCAGTCGGCAGCGGCGGACGAGGCGCTGGCCGGCGCGGTCAGCGCGGTGGTGAACGCGGTCTACGCGACCGCGGAGAAGGGCCTGTGGCTGGGCCAGGCCGAGCGGACGTCACCGGAGGAGGTGGCGGGTCTGGTCGCGGCCGGGGAGATCGCGGTGGCCAGGCGGCGCGGCCGGGTAGTGGGGTGCGTGCGGGTGCGGCACGTCGCCGACGGCGTGGGCGAGTTCGGGCTGCTGGCCGCCGCGCCGGAGCTGCACGGCGCGGGCATCGGGCGGCTGCTGGTGCGGTTCGCGGAGGAACGCTGCCGCGCGCTGGGCTACCGGCGGCTGCAGCTGGAGCTGCTCGTGCCGCGGGAGTTCGAGCACCCGTCGAAGCAGTTCCTGGCCGCCTGGTACACGCGGCTGGGCTTCCGGGTCGAGCACACGGCGACCGTCGAGGCGACCCACCCGCACCTCGCGCCGCTGCTGGCGACGCCGTGCGACTTCGTGGTGTACCGCAAGGACCTGACCGCCGGCGGTGAGCGGCGATGA
- a CDS encoding FadR/GntR family transcriptional regulator, whose amino-acid sequence MARPQRSEEITKQIIDLIIDRDLPPGAPMPTELSLMDDIGVSRNSIREAIKALQALGIVEIRHGYGTFVGSAGSEALQTWLLFRTRTRDAGRLRDLLEVREMIETELTRRVALEHRPGLIADLEACVARMRRKGPDSAVADREFHDLICAEAGFDLARELTGLFWDVYRAAEAELGGPVSSAAGTAKRHQAIVDALVARDAEAAAEAVHRHFDEVRKRAKAGRYGGFGEARPVEADPAVL is encoded by the coding sequence TTGGCGCGCCCGCAACGCAGCGAAGAGATCACCAAGCAGATCATCGATCTGATCATCGACCGCGACCTGCCGCCCGGCGCGCCGATGCCCACCGAGCTCAGCCTGATGGACGACATCGGCGTCAGCCGGAACTCGATCCGGGAGGCGATCAAGGCGCTGCAGGCCCTCGGCATCGTCGAGATCCGGCACGGCTACGGCACGTTCGTCGGCTCGGCCGGGTCCGAAGCGCTGCAGACGTGGCTGCTGTTCCGCACGCGCACGCGCGACGCCGGCCGCCTGCGCGACCTGCTGGAGGTCCGCGAGATGATCGAGACGGAGCTGACCCGGCGCGTCGCGCTGGAGCACCGCCCCGGGCTGATCGCGGACCTGGAGGCCTGCGTCGCCCGCATGCGCCGCAAGGGCCCCGACTCCGCGGTCGCCGACCGCGAGTTCCACGACCTGATCTGCGCCGAAGCCGGCTTCGACCTGGCCCGCGAGCTCACCGGCCTGTTCTGGGACGTCTACCGCGCGGCGGAAGCCGAACTCGGCGGCCCGGTGTCGTCCGCCGCGGGCACCGCCAAACGCCACCAGGCCATCGTCGACGCCCTGGTGGCGCGCGACGCCGAGGCCGCGGCCGAAGCCGTGCACCGCCACTTCGACGAGGTGCGCAAGCGCGCGAAGGCGGGCCGGTACGGCGGCTTCGGCGAGGCGCGCCCGGTGGAGGCCGATCCCGCGGTGCTCTAG
- a CDS encoding ABC transporter substrate-binding protein yields the protein MSRTAMGTGPSFDRRTLLRYAGLVGATAAFSSTIAACGGPASTNKTGSSTDSLTAVIGYGNNQSWDPLQTASAFSMAAILHSYESLVEGDPITRAPFPGLAKALPADVSGTSIEFELRDGAKWHDGQPVTADDVVFTYARALDPKENVLIHSFFAQWLQEVKKVDDRKVEFVLTFPFPYALQRIQICKIVPKHVFENNWPLAAGGKVVGSGPYKVTEQAPLSHTSFEKFADYNGPRPAAYQKMLWKSIVDSAPRVAAISGVKPDAQIVENIPAANADQLRKAGRTVEFADGGNNLYLMFNTAHAPFGDKRVRQALHYAIDKKKMIEIGLRGTGTPGTSFINPKLPQSQPASQSFTYDPAKAKQLLAEAGVTNLKISLSTTNTSLVLDCVKVIKEGWDAIGVQTTLDSQDTKALFSKLDNGNDFQVVSTTNNPMQFGNDPDLLIRYYYDAASLMMTKYARWNNADTQALLSLQDKAAAEQDEAKRTALNKQLLDLISEQAVIYPIVFTQLGTAWDPKAITGVHAQGYPGIYLNQAKPV from the coding sequence ATGTCCCGAACCGCCATGGGGACCGGCCCTTCGTTCGACCGGCGCACGCTGCTGCGCTACGCGGGCCTCGTGGGCGCCACCGCCGCCTTCTCGTCGACCATCGCCGCGTGCGGCGGCCCCGCGTCCACGAACAAGACCGGCAGCTCCACGGACTCCCTCACCGCTGTCATCGGCTACGGCAACAACCAGTCGTGGGACCCGCTGCAGACCGCTTCGGCGTTCTCCATGGCCGCCATCCTGCACAGCTACGAATCGCTGGTCGAAGGCGACCCCATCACCCGCGCGCCGTTCCCCGGGCTCGCGAAGGCCCTGCCGGCCGACGTGAGCGGCACCAGCATCGAGTTCGAGCTGCGCGACGGCGCCAAGTGGCACGACGGGCAGCCCGTGACGGCCGACGACGTGGTCTTCACCTACGCCCGCGCCCTGGACCCGAAGGAGAACGTGCTCATCCACAGCTTCTTCGCCCAGTGGTTGCAGGAGGTGAAGAAGGTCGACGACCGCAAGGTCGAGTTCGTGCTCACGTTCCCGTTCCCCTACGCGCTGCAGCGGATCCAGATCTGCAAGATCGTGCCGAAGCACGTGTTCGAGAACAACTGGCCACTCGCCGCCGGCGGCAAGGTCGTGGGCTCCGGCCCGTACAAGGTCACCGAGCAGGCGCCGCTGTCGCACACGTCGTTCGAGAAGTTCGCGGACTACAACGGCCCGCGCCCGGCGGCGTACCAGAAGATGCTGTGGAAGTCCATCGTGGACTCCGCGCCGCGCGTGGCCGCGATCTCCGGCGTGAAGCCCGACGCGCAGATCGTGGAGAACATTCCCGCCGCCAACGCCGACCAGCTGCGCAAGGCGGGCCGCACCGTCGAGTTCGCCGACGGCGGCAACAACCTGTACCTGATGTTCAACACCGCCCACGCGCCTTTCGGCGACAAGCGTGTGCGCCAGGCGCTGCACTACGCCATCGACAAGAAGAAGATGATCGAAATCGGCCTGCGCGGCACCGGCACGCCGGGCACGTCGTTCATCAACCCGAAGCTGCCGCAGTCGCAGCCGGCGTCGCAGAGCTTCACCTACGACCCGGCGAAGGCCAAGCAGCTGCTGGCCGAAGCCGGCGTCACGAACCTGAAGATCTCCCTGTCCACCACCAACACCTCGCTCGTACTCGACTGCGTGAAGGTGATCAAGGAGGGCTGGGACGCCATCGGCGTGCAGACCACTTTGGACTCCCAGGACACCAAAGCCCTGTTCTCCAAGCTGGACAACGGCAACGACTTCCAGGTCGTGTCCACCACGAACAACCCCATGCAGTTCGGCAACGACCCCGACCTGCTCATCCGCTACTACTACGACGCCGCGTCGCTGATGATGACGAAGTACGCGCGCTGGAACAACGCCGACACCCAGGCGCTGTTGTCGCTGCAGGACAAGGCCGCCGCCGAGCAGGACGAGGCCAAGCGCACCGCGTTGAACAAGCAGCTGCTGGACCTGATCTCGGAGCAGGCCGTGATCTACCCGATCGTGTTCACGCAGCTCGGCACCGCCTGGGACCCGAAGGCGATCACGGGCGTGCACGCCCAGGGCTACCCGGGCATCTACCTCAACCAGGCCAAGCCGGTCTGA
- a CDS encoding ABC transporter permease, with protein sequence MIVVVRMLASRILALIPLLLGVILFVFIVMQFSPVDPALAAFNGANATEAQLQQFREANGLLDPLPLQYVHFVWHLVQGDFGTSVITKEPVGQTIATALPLTVQLTLLGLVLALVLSIVLGVTSALFRGRWPDHLIRVVTLAGVAAPAFWIALLLVQWLAVGKGLFPTSGYVSPADSVSGWLNSLTLPAISLSLPVAAQLTRVIRTSMVEELDKDYVRTARGGGLPPVVVVGRNVLRNALVNPLTVLGLRVGYLLGGAVVIETMFALPGMGQNMIQAVQDGDTAKVQGFVITIAVGFVLVNLIVDVLYLIANPRLRSHS encoded by the coding sequence GTGATCGTCGTCGTGCGGATGCTGGCCTCCCGCATCCTCGCCCTGATCCCCCTGCTGCTCGGCGTGATCCTGTTCGTGTTCATCGTCATGCAGTTCTCCCCCGTCGACCCGGCACTGGCCGCGTTCAACGGGGCGAACGCCACCGAGGCGCAGCTGCAGCAGTTCCGCGAGGCCAACGGACTGCTCGACCCGCTGCCCCTGCAGTACGTGCACTTCGTGTGGCACCTGGTGCAAGGTGACTTCGGCACGAGCGTGATCACCAAGGAGCCGGTCGGGCAGACCATCGCGACCGCGCTGCCGCTCACCGTGCAGCTCACGCTGCTCGGCCTGGTGCTCGCGCTCGTGCTGTCGATCGTGCTCGGCGTGACGTCGGCGCTGTTTCGCGGCCGTTGGCCCGACCACCTGATCCGGGTGGTCACGCTGGCGGGCGTCGCGGCGCCGGCGTTCTGGATCGCGCTGCTGCTCGTGCAGTGGCTCGCCGTGGGCAAGGGGCTGTTCCCCACGAGCGGCTACGTGAGCCCGGCCGACTCGGTCTCCGGCTGGCTCAACTCGCTGACGCTGCCGGCGATCTCCCTGTCGCTGCCGGTGGCCGCGCAGCTGACGCGGGTGATCCGCACGTCGATGGTGGAGGAGCTCGACAAGGACTACGTGCGCACCGCCCGCGGCGGTGGCCTGCCGCCCGTGGTCGTGGTGGGCCGCAACGTGCTGCGCAACGCGCTCGTCAACCCGCTCACCGTGCTCGGCCTGCGCGTCGGCTACCTGCTCGGCGGCGCCGTGGTGATCGAGACGATGTTCGCGCTGCCCGGCATGGGCCAGAACATGATCCAGGCCGTGCAGGACGGCGACACGGCGAAGGTCCAGGGGTTCGTGATCACGATCGCCGTGGGCTTCGTGCTCGTGAACCTCATCGTCGACGTGCTCTACCTCATCGCCAACCCCCGACTGCGGAGCCACTCCTGA
- a CDS encoding dipeptide/oligopeptide/nickel ABC transporter permease/ATP-binding protein — protein MRPVLHPNLTARLARPGVRFRQLPPTSWLALGVLVVLALVAIFGTLLATHNPDALSTDTGGPSAEHWFGTDQSGRDIFSRLVAGTRWSLAIGLGATVLALLAGVVIGSFAATSGRRTDAVVMRVMDVIMAFPGIALAAVLVAVFGRGILVLILAIGFLNMAPVARVVRANVLAQYGEDYVAAEHVIGAKRLFILARHVAVNCAAPILVYCTVTVADAIVFEASLSFIGAGIQPPNPSWGSVLSDGKDLVLTGGWWATLFPGLLILITVLALNILSEGISDAWAAPSARTAKAGEVARKIEAEKASENTAAVLPIEGLLEAGARLAAKARDLPDRRPVLEVKDLAISFPDRHNGAHVLDGVSFTVCSGEVLGLIGESGCGKSLTALSVMGLQPGAARLSGEILFEGEDLLTMKASTRRRHLGHDLSMVYQDALSSLNPAMTIRAQLKQFTRRGGTRTPEELLELVNLDPGRTLRSYPHELSGGQRQRVLIAMALSRSPKLIVADEPTTALDVTVQAQVIKLLLRLQEELGFALILVSHDLALVSDVADRVVVMYGGQVAETGTTAEVVGSPRHHYTRGLLSAVLSLEENEATLTQIKGVVPAPADFPPGCRFADRCPAARGHCFEVTPEPEPTGAGHLVACHYPAERTTPAVVEGAQL, from the coding sequence ATGCGCCCCGTCCTGCACCCGAACCTCACGGCCCGGCTCGCGCGGCCGGGCGTGCGGTTCCGGCAACTCCCCCCGACGTCGTGGCTCGCCCTCGGCGTGCTCGTGGTGCTCGCGCTCGTCGCGATCTTCGGCACGCTGCTGGCCACCCACAACCCCGACGCGCTCAGCACCGACACCGGCGGCCCGAGCGCCGAGCACTGGTTCGGCACCGACCAGTCGGGCCGCGACATCTTCTCCCGCCTCGTGGCCGGCACGCGCTGGTCGCTCGCGATCGGTCTCGGCGCCACCGTGCTGGCGTTGCTCGCGGGCGTGGTGATCGGCTCGTTCGCCGCCACGTCCGGGCGCCGCACCGATGCGGTGGTCATGCGTGTGATGGACGTGATCATGGCGTTCCCCGGCATCGCGCTGGCCGCGGTGCTGGTGGCGGTGTTCGGGCGCGGCATCCTCGTGCTGATCCTCGCGATCGGGTTCCTCAACATGGCCCCGGTCGCCCGCGTGGTGCGCGCGAACGTGCTGGCGCAGTACGGCGAGGACTACGTGGCCGCCGAGCACGTGATCGGCGCGAAGCGGCTGTTCATCCTGGCCCGGCACGTCGCGGTCAACTGCGCGGCGCCGATCCTCGTGTACTGCACGGTGACGGTGGCCGACGCGATCGTGTTCGAGGCGTCGCTGTCGTTCATCGGCGCGGGCATCCAGCCGCCGAACCCGTCGTGGGGCTCGGTGCTCTCGGACGGCAAGGACCTCGTGCTCACCGGCGGCTGGTGGGCCACGCTGTTCCCCGGCCTGTTGATCCTGATCACGGTGCTGGCGCTCAACATCCTGTCCGAAGGCATCTCCGACGCGTGGGCCGCGCCGTCGGCTCGCACCGCGAAGGCGGGCGAGGTCGCCAGGAAGATCGAGGCGGAAAAGGCGTCGGAGAACACCGCGGCCGTGCTGCCGATCGAGGGGCTGCTCGAGGCCGGGGCACGGCTCGCCGCCAAAGCCCGCGACCTGCCGGACCGGCGGCCGGTACTCGAGGTGAAGGACCTCGCGATCAGTTTCCCCGACCGGCACAACGGCGCGCACGTGCTCGACGGCGTGTCGTTCACCGTGTGCTCGGGCGAGGTGCTGGGCCTGATCGGCGAATCGGGCTGCGGCAAGTCGCTCACCGCGCTGTCGGTCATGGGCCTGCAACCGGGCGCCGCGCGGCTGTCGGGCGAGATCCTGTTCGAGGGCGAGGACCTGCTCACCATGAAGGCGAGCACGCGCCGGCGCCACCTCGGCCACGACCTCTCGATGGTCTACCAGGACGCGCTCAGCTCCCTGAACCCGGCGATGACGATCCGTGCGCAGCTCAAGCAGTTCACCCGCCGCGGCGGCACGCGCACGCCGGAGGAGCTGCTGGAGCTGGTGAACCTCGACCCGGGCCGGACGCTGCGCTCCTACCCGCACGAGCTGTCCGGCGGGCAGCGCCAGCGCGTGCTCATCGCGATGGCGCTGTCGCGCAGCCCGAAGCTGATCGTGGCCGACGAGCCGACCACGGCGCTCGACGTGACCGTGCAGGCCCAGGTCATCAAGCTGCTGCTGCGGCTGCAGGAAGAGCTCGGCTTCGCACTGATCCTCGTGTCGCACGACCTCGCGCTGGTCTCGGACGTCGCCGACCGCGTGGTCGTGATGTACGGCGGGCAGGTGGCGGAGACGGGCACGACGGCCGAGGTCGTCGGCTCGCCGCGGCACCACTACACACGCGGCCTGCTGTCGGCCGTGCTGTCGCTGGAGGAGAACGAGGCCACTCTCACGCAGATCAAGGGGGTCGTGCCCGCACCGGCCGACTTCCCGCCGGGCTGCCGCTTCGCCGATCGCTGTCCGGCCGCGCGCGGCCACTGCTTCGAGGTGACGCCCGAGCCGGAGCCCACCGGAGCCGGGCACCTGGTCGCGTGCCACTACCCCGCCGAGCGCACGACCCCCGCCGTCGTGGAAGGAGCGCAGCTATGA
- a CDS encoding ABC transporter ATP-binding protein, which produces MTLVEVDGVHVVHRVRAASLFGRDSVYALTDANLQIAAGETVGVVGESGCGKSTLAKVLVGLQKPTRGAVRYDGKPLAGLRPAELGRQVGMVFQDPATALNRRLPVAKILRDPLDVHHAGTAAERAERVKELMGLVGLPGSVADALPAQLSGGQRQRVAIARALALRPRLLVADEPTSALDVSVRAQILNLLIDLRERLGLAMVFVSHDIRTVRRMSDRIVTMYLGRIVEEAAAEDLPGDARHPYTRALFSATPSLLHPVEPIVLSGPVPSATAPPSGCAFHTRCPKATDECAVALPPLTESAGHSYRCIHPEITTGVNAS; this is translated from the coding sequence ATGACCCTCGTCGAGGTCGACGGCGTGCACGTGGTGCACCGCGTCCGCGCGGCGAGCCTGTTCGGGCGCGACAGCGTCTATGCCCTCACCGACGCCAACCTGCAGATCGCCGCCGGCGAGACGGTGGGCGTGGTCGGTGAGTCCGGCTGCGGCAAGTCCACGCTCGCCAAGGTCCTCGTCGGGCTGCAGAAGCCCACGCGGGGCGCCGTGCGCTACGACGGCAAACCGCTCGCGGGACTGCGTCCGGCCGAGCTGGGCCGGCAGGTCGGGATGGTCTTCCAGGACCCGGCCACGGCGCTCAACCGCCGCCTGCCGGTCGCGAAGATCCTGCGCGATCCGCTCGACGTGCACCACGCCGGCACCGCCGCCGAACGCGCCGAGCGGGTCAAGGAACTCATGGGCCTCGTCGGCCTGCCGGGCAGCGTCGCCGACGCGCTGCCCGCGCAGCTTTCGGGCGGCCAGCGCCAGCGTGTCGCCATCGCGCGGGCGCTGGCCTTGCGGCCAAGGCTGCTCGTGGCCGACGAGCCGACGTCCGCGCTCGACGTGTCGGTGCGGGCGCAGATCCTCAACCTGCTCATCGACCTGCGCGAGCGGCTCGGGCTCGCCATGGTATTCGTGTCACACGACATCCGGACCGTGCGGCGCATGAGCGACCGGATCGTGACGATGTACCTCGGACGGATCGTCGAGGAAGCCGCCGCCGAAGACCTGCCGGGAGACGCCCGGCACCCCTACACGCGGGCGCTGTTCTCGGCGACGCCGAGCCTGCTGCACCCCGTCGAGCCGATCGTCCTCAGTGGACCCGTGCCGTCGGCGACCGCGCCGCCGAGCGGCTGCGCGTTCCACACCCGGTGCCCGAAGGCCACCGACGAGTGCGCGGTGGCCCTGCCGCCGCTCACCGAGTCCGCCGGGCACAGCTACCGCTGCATCCACCCAGAGATCACCACCGGAGTGAACGCCTCATGA